Part of the Flavobacterium alkalisoli genome is shown below.
ACAGGTATTGCAGCTCTTAATGCGGGCGGCGTAACTATACATTCCATGTTTCAGTTGCCATTTGCAGGCTTTATACCCGATAATACTTTACCGCATATAACTGATTCTGTACGCTTTGAGAATAAAGACAGCCTTAGAAGGCACTTTAAAATGCGCGGTGATAAGCAGGCGGTAATCAAAAACATGGAACTTCTCGTTATAGACGAAGTTAGTATGCTGCGTGCCGATCTGCTTGACGCTATGGATTTTATGCTTCGAAGCGTGCGTCATAAAGATATTCCTTTTGGAGGTGTACAGGTATTGTTTATTGGAGACTTATTACAGCTTCCTCCGGTGGTTAAAAATGAGGAATGGGAAGTGTTAAGCCAGTACTACAGAGGTAAGTATTTCTTTCATTCTCATGTGGTTAGCCAAAATCCGCCGCTGTATATTGAGCTTTCAAAAATATACAGACAAACTGATGACGACTTTATTTCTATACTTAATAACCTGAGAAACAACGTAATAACACGTGATGACATTGCTGTTTTAAACAATTATGTTGATCCGGCGTTTGATTTGGAAAAAAATCCGGGTTTTATTACGCTTACTACACACAATGCCAAAGCAGACAGCATTAATGCCAAGGCACTGGATAAGCTTGATGAAAAGGAATATGTTTTTGAACCTGAAATAGTGGGCGACTTTCCGGAGAAAATATATCCGGTGGAGGAAGAACTTAAGCTTAAGAAAGGGGCTCAGGTAATGTTCATTAAAAACGACCTTTCTCCGGATAAGAATTACTTTAACGGAAAGATAGGGGTGATCAAATCGTTATCGGACGAGGAAATATTAGTGCATTTTCCGGAAGAAGACCTTACCATTGAAGCCGACAAGTACGAGTGGAAGAATGTTCGCTATCACGTTAATGAAAATACTAAGGAAATAGAGGAGGAGGTATTAGGTACTTTCGTTCATTATCCGTTAAAACTGGCATGGGCTATAACGGTGCACAAAAGCCAGGGATTAACCTTTGACAAGGCTGCGCTTGATGTATCGGGCGTTTTCCTGCCGGGACAGGCCTATGTCGCTCTTTCGCGTTTACGTTCGTTAAACGGCCTTATTTTGCTTTCTCAGCTACAAATGAATGGTCTTAGTAACGATCTTGATGTTATGGACTATGCTTCCTCAAAAGTAAAAGAGGAGCAGATGGAGCATTTTCTTCAAAAGGATACGTTACGATTTATTTTTAACTATCTGAAAAACAGCTTCGATTGGGACGAACTGGTTGATGTGTGGCAGCGCCACAGGCTAACCTATCTGCACGAAGGTAAAAAGTCACTCAAATTCAAATACAGGGAATGGGCTCATGAATCGGAAGAAAGGATAAAAAAGATGCACGAGCCGGGGCACAAGTTTATTAGCCAGCTTGCCAAATTGTTTTCCGTGGAACAACCCGATATGAAATTTGTTGCTGAAAGGGTAGAGGCGGCCTACAATTATTTTTATCCTGTTATGGATAAACTGGTTACGGGTATTCTTCAAAAAATTGAGGAGATAAAAAGACTAAGAAAGGCAAAAGGTTTTTATGAGGAGCTAAGTGAGTTGGAGGAACTACAAACCTATACTGTAATTAGGCTTATGAAGGCCAAACGCTTAATGGAAGTGGTGCTTAACGAAGAAGAAATCGTAAAGGAGAATCTTATCACTCCGCAAATACACTCTTACAGGCTTAAAAAGCTGGAAGCTATACGTAAGAATATCAAGGATAACCCTATTACCCTGCTGGAAGAGGATACTGAAGATTATGAAACAGAGCGTTATCCGGCCAAAAAGAAAAAGGAACCTAAAAAATCTACGCTGGAAGAAACCTTTGAGCTTTGGGAACAAAACCTTAGCATTGCCGAAATTGCAAGGATAAGGAAGCTGACAGAAACCACTGTGTTAAGTCATTTTGCGGGATTAATACAGATTGGTAAAATGAGTATTGAAAAAGTATTGCCGGAAGACAAGATTAAAGCACTTGCCGAAGC
Proteins encoded:
- a CDS encoding helix-turn-helix domain-containing protein translates to MESLSTAAEYTLRFINQTNRSIFLTGKAGTGKTTLLKEIIRTTHKNVVVVAPTGIAALNAGGVTIHSMFQLPFAGFIPDNTLPHITDSVRFENKDSLRRHFKMRGDKQAVIKNMELLVIDEVSMLRADLLDAMDFMLRSVRHKDIPFGGVQVLFIGDLLQLPPVVKNEEWEVLSQYYRGKYFFHSHVVSQNPPLYIELSKIYRQTDDDFISILNNLRNNVITRDDIAVLNNYVDPAFDLEKNPGFITLTTHNAKADSINAKALDKLDEKEYVFEPEIVGDFPEKIYPVEEELKLKKGAQVMFIKNDLSPDKNYFNGKIGVIKSLSDEEILVHFPEEDLTIEADKYEWKNVRYHVNENTKEIEEEVLGTFVHYPLKLAWAITVHKSQGLTFDKAALDVSGVFLPGQAYVALSRLRSLNGLILLSQLQMNGLSNDLDVMDYASSKVKEEQMEHFLQKDTLRFIFNYLKNSFDWDELVDVWQRHRLTYLHEGKKSLKFKYREWAHESEERIKKMHEPGHKFISQLAKLFSVEQPDMKFVAERVEAAYNYFYPVMDKLVTGILQKIEEIKRLRKAKGFYEELSELEELQTYTVIRLMKAKRLMEVVLNEEEIVKENLITPQIHSYRLKKLEAIRKNIKDNPITLLEEDTEDYETERYPAKKKKEPKKSTLEETFELWEQNLSIAEIARIRKLTETTVLSHFAGLIQIGKMSIEKVLPEDKIKALAEAFKDFDGESLTSLKEKYGDNFTWGELRLYKASLKNE